One Bradyrhizobium sp. ISRA464 genomic window carries:
- a CDS encoding amylo-alpha-1,6-glucosidase — protein sequence MATDVVTQMITARIVERIAESPFYIPMTGPAARPRRSLKHDDTFIVLDSHGDIGASAGGPDGLFNADTRYLARLEMVLEDVQPLLLGSNLRDDNSALTVDLTNSDVYRNDRLTLQKDTLHIVRSIFLWRGTAYQRIGLQNHGDHPASFDLTLLFDNDFADLFEVRGERRARRGTGSSKLLGPTDVVLEYRGLDEQSRVTALHFDPRPTRLSVNAATYHFDLTPGKVTSLFVAVSCNKPIMHKPPPFFRGLLAHRREMRKLSGGAANVETSNNIFNEVMCQAMADLNMLMTETPQGRYPYAGIPWYSTTFGRDGLVTALQMLWIDPRIAQGVLKRLAVFQAKAVDPLADAAPGKILHEMRGGEMAALREVPFAQYYGSVDSTPLFVLLAGLYLERTGDEATLRELWPAIEAGLQWIDGPGDPDHDGFIEYQRATEQGLQNQGWKDSYDAIFHADGRLAEGYIALSEVQGYVFAGKRLAANAARRLGMPEKAARLEAEAERLCERFEDAFWCEELGTYALALDGAKEPCKVRTSNAGQLLFSGIVREDRAARVAADLMSQKFFSGWGIRTVAVGEARYNPMSYHDGSIWPHDNALIALGFARYGLKHSLAQLFKGLFDAASYMELRRLPELFCGFRRELRRGPVLYPVACAPQAWASATPFTLLEAALGLEFDTARGEIRLRNPRLPDFLNEVVVRDLRLGASSVDLRLRRHDDEVSLEVLRTRGQIQVSIVLTH from the coding sequence ATGGCAACCGACGTCGTTACGCAAATGATTACCGCCCGCATCGTCGAGCGGATCGCAGAATCGCCGTTCTATATTCCAATGACCGGGCCCGCGGCGCGGCCGCGGCGCTCGCTCAAGCATGACGACACCTTCATCGTGCTTGACAGCCATGGCGATATCGGCGCCTCGGCCGGCGGGCCGGACGGTCTGTTCAACGCCGATACGCGCTATCTTGCGCGCTTGGAAATGGTGCTGGAGGACGTGCAACCGCTGCTGCTCGGCTCCAATCTGCGCGACGACAATTCGGCGTTGACGGTCGACCTCACCAATTCCGACGTCTATCGCAACGACCGTCTCACCCTGCAGAAAGACACGCTGCATATCGTGCGCTCGATCTTCCTGTGGCGCGGCACCGCCTACCAGCGCATCGGGCTGCAGAACCACGGCGACCATCCCGCGAGCTTCGATCTCACCCTGCTGTTTGACAACGACTTCGCCGACCTGTTCGAGGTCCGCGGCGAGCGCCGGGCGCGGCGGGGCACAGGCTCGAGCAAGCTGTTGGGGCCGACCGATGTCGTGCTCGAATATCGCGGCCTCGACGAGCAGTCGCGGGTCACGGCGCTGCATTTCGATCCGCGGCCGACACGGCTGTCGGTGAATGCTGCGACCTATCATTTCGACCTCACGCCCGGCAAGGTCACGTCGCTGTTCGTCGCGGTCTCCTGCAACAAGCCGATCATGCACAAGCCGCCGCCGTTCTTCCGCGGGCTGCTGGCCCACCGCCGCGAGATGCGGAAGCTGTCGGGCGGCGCGGCCAACGTCGAGACCTCGAACAACATCTTCAACGAGGTGATGTGCCAGGCGATGGCCGACCTCAACATGCTGATGACGGAGACGCCGCAGGGCCGTTATCCCTATGCCGGCATCCCCTGGTATTCGACGACATTCGGCCGCGACGGCCTTGTCACCGCGCTGCAGATGCTGTGGATCGACCCGCGCATCGCGCAGGGCGTCCTGAAGCGGCTCGCCGTCTTCCAGGCAAAGGCGGTTGATCCGCTGGCGGATGCCGCGCCGGGCAAGATCCTGCACGAGATGCGCGGCGGCGAGATGGCGGCGCTGCGCGAGGTGCCGTTCGCGCAATATTACGGCAGCGTCGATTCGACGCCGCTGTTCGTGCTGCTCGCCGGGCTCTATCTCGAGCGCACCGGCGACGAGGCGACGCTGCGCGAATTGTGGCCGGCGATTGAGGCCGGGCTGCAATGGATCGACGGACCGGGCGATCCGGACCATGACGGCTTCATCGAATATCAACGCGCGACCGAGCAGGGCCTGCAGAATCAAGGCTGGAAGGACTCCTACGACGCCATCTTCCACGCCGACGGCAGGCTCGCCGAGGGATACATCGCGCTGTCCGAAGTGCAGGGCTATGTGTTCGCCGGCAAGCGGCTTGCTGCGAATGCGGCGCGCCGGCTTGGCATGCCCGAAAAGGCCGCCAGGCTCGAAGCCGAGGCCGAGCGGCTGTGCGAGCGCTTCGAGGACGCCTTCTGGTGCGAGGAGCTCGGCACCTATGCCCTGGCCCTCGACGGCGCCAAGGAGCCGTGCAAGGTGCGCACGTCCAATGCCGGCCAGCTGCTGTTTTCCGGCATCGTGCGCGAGGATCGGGCAGCCCGGGTTGCCGCCGACTTAATGAGCCAGAAGTTCTTCTCGGGCTGGGGCATCCGCACCGTCGCGGTCGGCGAAGCGCGCTACAATCCGATGTCCTATCACGACGGCTCGATCTGGCCGCATGACAACGCGCTGATCGCGCTCGGCTTTGCGCGCTACGGCCTGAAGCATTCGCTGGCGCAGCTGTTCAAGGGGCTGTTCGACGCCGCGAGCTATATGGAGCTGCGGCGGTTGCCGGAACTGTTCTGCGGCTTCCGCCGCGAGCTCCGGCGCGGTCCGGTGCTCTATCCGGTCGCCTGCGCGCCGCAGGCCTGGGCGAGCGCGACACCTTTCACCCTGCTGGAAGCGGCACTCGGGCTCGAGTTCGACACGGCACGCGGCGAGATTCGCCTGCGCAATCCGCGCCTGCCGGATTTCCTCAACGAGGTGGTGGTGCGCGACCTCCGGCTCGGCGCGTCCAGCGTCGATTTGAGGTTGCGCCGCCATGACGATGAAGTATCGCTCGAAGTGCTGCGCACGCGCGGGCAGATCCAGGTGTCGATCGTGCTGACGCATTGA
- a CDS encoding PRC-barrel domain-containing protein, with product MRSRIIISLVAMALVTCAGVRAADESPSPSPSPSPPAAQATPKEQAKEPSPPPSVTVIGARDAHGILGRDVRSTANEDMGRIVDVIVDRDGQVRAAVIDFGGFLGVGSRKIVVDWKALRFSGVSNKSDSITLDLTKQQVSAAPEYKEDAPLIVLGAAGSLQPWDNEH from the coding sequence ATGCGTTCGAGGATCATCATCTCGCTCGTCGCGATGGCATTGGTCACCTGCGCCGGCGTTCGCGCTGCCGACGAGTCGCCGTCACCATCGCCGTCGCCATCGCCGCCGGCAGCCCAGGCAACCCCCAAGGAGCAGGCCAAGGAACCGTCGCCGCCGCCATCGGTCACCGTGATCGGGGCCCGCGATGCGCACGGCATTCTCGGACGCGACGTCCGCAGCACGGCCAATGAAGACATGGGCCGCATCGTCGACGTCATCGTGGACCGCGATGGCCAGGTTCGCGCGGCCGTGATCGATTTCGGCGGATTTCTGGGTGTCGGCAGCCGCAAGATTGTGGTCGACTGGAAGGCGCTGCGTTTTTCCGGCGTCAGCAACAAGAGCGACAGCATCACCCTTGATCTGACGAAACAGCAGGTCAGCGCGGCGCCCGAATACAAGGAAGACGCGCCACTGATCGTATTGGGTGCGGCCGGAAGCCTCCAACCGTGGGATAACGAGCACTAG
- a CDS encoding MFS transporter: MDLVARPNSSFETVDDDRGKRSAGSTNLVPPVPNSPKPEQPGTPSRESQRGLDWFIFFLADVQTGFGPFLAVYLTTQKWTQVEIGFVLSIGGIIGLLGQMPGGAIVDAARSERIVAGFAVATIGSSALAYALWPIFPVVTLAATMHALASCVLGPAIAAISLGLVGPRVIGERLGRNARFASLGNGSAAALMGACGYLLSSRAVFLVTFILAVPTLLSLSRIREREIDIAQAHGEVKREVPDKNATSVWSLVGQRPLLIFAGGMMLFQLANAAMLPLMAGVVTSRSSQWAPILIAACIIVPQAIVALSSPSVGRKAQEWGRRPLLLIAFGALVVRGLLFATVRDPYLLVVVQVLDGITAAVFSVMVPLVVADVAFGSGHFNLAQGIVGTAVGIGASLSTVLAGYVSDKLGSSVAFTGLAGVAGLGLLLIWLIMPETRRTE, from the coding sequence ATGGATCTGGTCGCGCGTCCGAATTCTTCCTTCGAGACGGTTGACGACGATCGTGGCAAGCGATCAGCCGGCAGCACCAACCTTGTGCCTCCGGTTCCGAATTCGCCCAAGCCGGAGCAGCCGGGCACGCCTTCGCGCGAAAGCCAGCGCGGCCTCGACTGGTTCATCTTCTTCCTGGCCGACGTGCAAACCGGCTTCGGTCCGTTCCTCGCGGTTTATCTGACGACGCAGAAATGGACCCAGGTCGAGATCGGCTTCGTGCTCTCGATTGGCGGCATCATCGGCCTTCTTGGCCAGATGCCGGGCGGCGCGATCGTCGATGCGGCGCGTTCGGAGCGGATCGTCGCGGGGTTTGCGGTTGCCACCATCGGCAGCAGCGCGCTGGCCTATGCGCTCTGGCCGATCTTTCCCGTGGTGACGCTGGCCGCGACGATGCACGCGCTGGCAAGCTGCGTGCTCGGCCCCGCGATCGCCGCCATCAGCCTCGGCCTGGTCGGGCCACGCGTGATCGGGGAGCGGCTGGGCCGTAACGCGCGTTTCGCTTCGCTCGGCAACGGCTCGGCCGCGGCGCTGATGGGCGCCTGCGGTTATTTGTTGTCGAGCCGCGCGGTGTTCCTCGTCACCTTCATCCTTGCGGTCCCGACGCTGTTGTCGCTGTCGCGGATCCGCGAACGCGAGATCGATATCGCCCAGGCCCATGGCGAGGTGAAGCGCGAAGTCCCCGACAAGAATGCGACCAGCGTCTGGAGCCTGGTGGGGCAGCGGCCACTCCTGATCTTTGCCGGCGGCATGATGCTGTTCCAACTCGCCAACGCCGCGATGCTGCCGCTGATGGCGGGTGTGGTCACGTCGCGGTCGAGCCAATGGGCGCCGATCCTGATCGCGGCCTGTATCATCGTGCCTCAGGCGATCGTGGCGTTGTCGTCACCATCGGTCGGGCGCAAGGCGCAGGAATGGGGCCGGCGACCGCTGCTGCTGATCGCGTTCGGCGCGCTCGTGGTCCGCGGCCTGCTGTTCGCAACCGTGCGCGATCCTTATCTGTTGGTGGTGGTGCAGGTTCTTGACGGCATCACCGCAGCTGTTTTCAGCGTGATGGTGCCGCTCGTGGTGGCCGATGTCGCGTTCGGCAGCGGCCATTTCAACCTGGCGCAGGGCATTGTCGGCACGGCCGTCGGCATCGGCGCATCGCTCAGCACGGTGCTGGCCGGCTATGTCAGCGACAAGCTCGGCAGCAGCGTTGCCTTTACGGGCCTCGCCGGCGTCGCCGGGCTCGGGCTTCTCTTGATCTGGCTGATCATGCCGGAGACGCGGCGGACCGAGTGA
- a CDS encoding 2OG-Fe(II) oxygenase family protein → MNVLVKTSPTSLADELTAHAVASIEAADYFAAPFPHIVFRNFFPADFYRDLTKSIPTEGYDPITGTGTRMALRLYGDNVDKIDADLRPLWAAASTMLTSKPVEQAIRTKLHDGLEIRARGDKVSGVDDVKLVAKPVLYVDRDGYQIKPHPDTRKKVVTMQLYCPTDASMEALGTTLYQASLKGLFHVDSYCLEPVKTIPFLPNLGYAFVVLKAYHSLSKMSWHGRPPIKTDRQRISILNTFYMNETVGF, encoded by the coding sequence ATGAACGTCCTTGTCAAAACCTCGCCCACGAGCCTTGCGGACGAGCTGACCGCGCACGCCGTGGCGAGCATCGAGGCGGCCGACTATTTTGCGGCACCCTTCCCCCACATCGTGTTTCGCAATTTCTTTCCCGCCGACTTTTATCGGGATCTGACGAAAAGCATCCCCACCGAGGGCTATGATCCGATCACGGGCACGGGAACCCGCATGGCGCTTCGCCTCTACGGCGACAATGTCGACAAGATCGATGCAGATCTGCGCCCGCTCTGGGCCGCAGCGTCGACCATGTTGACCTCGAAGCCGGTCGAACAGGCGATCCGCACCAAGCTGCACGATGGGCTCGAAATTCGTGCCCGCGGCGACAAGGTGTCGGGCGTCGACGACGTCAAGCTTGTGGCGAAGCCGGTGCTCTATGTCGACCGTGACGGCTACCAGATCAAGCCGCATCCGGATACGCGCAAGAAGGTCGTGACGATGCAGCTTTATTGTCCCACCGATGCCAGCATGGAGGCGCTCGGGACGACGCTGTATCAGGCTTCGCTCAAGGGACTGTTTCACGTCGACTCCTACTGCCTCGAGCCGGTGAAGACCATTCCCTTCCTGCCCAACCTCGGATACGCGTTCGTGGTCCTGAAGGCCTATCATTCGCTCTCAAAGATGAGCTGGCATGGCCGCCCGCCGATCAAGACCGATCGGCAGCGGATATCCATCCTGAACACGTTCTACATGAACGAGACCGTCGGGTTCTGA
- the glgA gene encoding glycogen synthase GlgA, with the protein MKVLFVTTEMDDFVRVGGLAAVSAALPRALRAWSDVRIMLPGYRNVVEQFTHIEIVGQCPALAEMPACTLGRASTKDGLPVYVLLCPQLYDRPGNPYGDESGRDWPDNDIRFGRFASAAAELAAGMLDKDWAADLVHANDWQAALTPAYLAWRNLRIPSILTIHNLAYQGLFPKDSLRRIGAPESSFHIDGLEFYDKLSFLKGGLVYASHLTTVSATYAKEITTAELGCGLEGLLRIRSDADQLTGILNGIDESWDPRHCAQLAQPFGAGDWKGKQANADYVRRQFGLAVSRGPIFGLVARLVHQKGVDLVLSAADEIVAAGGQIVVTGSGEPAIEDALVAAHRRRPDAIGVMIGFNDAQARRIFAASDFTLMPSRFEPCGLSQMYAQRFGSLPIGHQTGGLAETIADGETGFLFPRPSAESFLGGVRRAFDTFRAKDRLDTMRRSAMAKSYSWSLSAACYGALYKKLVMPRAAT; encoded by the coding sequence TTGAAGGTCTTGTTCGTCACGACGGAGATGGACGATTTCGTCCGTGTGGGCGGGCTCGCCGCCGTTTCCGCAGCGCTGCCCCGGGCGCTTCGCGCGTGGAGCGACGTCAGGATCATGCTTCCGGGCTACCGGAACGTGGTCGAACAGTTCACTCACATTGAAATCGTTGGCCAATGCCCCGCTCTCGCCGAGATGCCGGCATGCACGCTGGGGCGCGCATCGACCAAAGACGGGCTGCCGGTCTATGTGCTGTTGTGCCCGCAGCTCTATGATCGGCCCGGCAATCCCTATGGCGATGAGTCCGGCCGCGACTGGCCCGACAATGACATCCGCTTCGGCCGCTTCGCTTCCGCCGCTGCCGAACTTGCAGCAGGCATGCTGGACAAGGATTGGGCAGCGGATCTCGTGCACGCCAATGATTGGCAGGCCGCGCTCACACCGGCCTACCTCGCCTGGCGCAACTTGCGGATTCCATCGATCCTGACGATCCACAACCTCGCCTATCAGGGCCTGTTTCCAAAGGACTCGCTGCGGCGGATCGGCGCACCGGAGAGCTCCTTCCACATCGACGGGCTGGAATTCTACGACAAGTTGTCCTTCCTCAAGGGCGGTCTTGTCTATGCCTCGCACCTGACCACGGTCAGCGCGACCTATGCGAAGGAGATCACGACCGCGGAGCTCGGCTGCGGGCTCGAAGGCCTGCTGCGCATCCGCTCGGATGCCGACCAGCTCACCGGCATCCTGAACGGTATCGACGAGAGCTGGGACCCGCGCCATTGCGCGCAGCTTGCCCAGCCGTTCGGCGCCGGCGACTGGAAGGGCAAGCAGGCCAACGCCGACTATGTCCGCAGGCAGTTCGGACTTGCGGTCTCGCGCGGGCCGATCTTCGGCCTCGTCGCCCGTCTCGTGCATCAGAAGGGCGTCGACCTCGTGCTGTCGGCTGCCGACGAGATCGTCGCCGCCGGCGGACAGATCGTCGTTACCGGCAGCGGCGAGCCCGCCATCGAGGATGCGCTGGTGGCTGCGCACCGGCGCCGGCCCGATGCGATCGGCGTCATGATCGGCTTCAACGACGCGCAGGCGCGGCGGATTTTTGCCGCCAGCGATTTCACCCTGATGCCGTCTCGCTTCGAGCCCTGCGGCCTCAGCCAGATGTACGCGCAGCGCTTCGGCTCGCTGCCGATCGGTCACCAGACCGGCGGCCTTGCCGAGACCATCGCCGACGGCGAGACCGGGTTCCTGTTCCCGCGGCCCTCGGCGGAGTCCTTCCTCGGCGGTGTCAGGCGCGCCTTCGACACCTTCCGCGCCAAGGATCGGCTCGACACCATGCGCCGCAGCGCGATGGCGAAGTCCTATAGCTGGAGCCTGTCGGCCGCCTGCTACGGTGCCCTTTACAAGAAGCTGGTCATGCCACGGGCGGCCACCTAA
- a CDS encoding CoA transferase codes for MTIADNDEGNLTRSFGGLRALDFSTTIAGPHCTRMLADMGAEVIKIEPAEGETMRTRPPVRNNCSTAFGQLNIGKNSLVLDLKSPAGIEAVRRLIATADVLVENFRPGVMRRLKLDYASVSEINPKLIYCSISGYGQTGPSAELPAYAPVIHAASGYEMAHLAYQPGRSRPDYCGIYHADVLTGVYAFGAISAALYQRSASGKGQHIDVSMLESMLSLTLNELQWSQFEVKPAQRPMFGPIETTDSYVMVAIASEKTFQSLMQVIGHPEWVTDPRFAKYSDRRENWASLMEGVEAWSRAVSTQDCLAALNEYGVPSSAYRTVREALADPQLVHRGGLAEVEDGGGTFKVLNLPFRLSGATVAAAKCMSTLGEHTLSYLKEIGLTEDEIAGFATQRPKAARS; via the coding sequence ATGACAATAGCCGACAACGATGAGGGGAATTTGACAAGGAGCTTTGGCGGCCTTCGCGCGCTCGATTTTTCGACCACGATCGCCGGACCTCATTGCACGCGGATGCTGGCCGACATGGGCGCGGAGGTGATCAAGATCGAGCCCGCCGAAGGCGAGACGATGCGGACCCGCCCGCCGGTCAGGAACAACTGCTCGACCGCCTTCGGCCAGCTCAACATCGGCAAGAACAGCCTGGTGCTCGATTTGAAGTCGCCGGCTGGCATCGAGGCGGTGCGCCGGCTGATCGCGACCGCCGACGTGCTGGTCGAGAATTTCCGTCCCGGCGTGATGCGGCGGCTGAAGCTCGATTACGCCTCGGTGAGCGAGATCAACCCGAAGCTGATCTATTGCTCGATCTCCGGCTACGGCCAGACCGGGCCGTCGGCGGAATTGCCGGCCTATGCGCCGGTGATCCATGCCGCCTCGGGCTATGAGATGGCGCATCTCGCCTATCAGCCGGGCCGCAGCCGGCCGGACTATTGCGGCATCTACCACGCCGATGTGCTGACCGGCGTCTACGCCTTCGGTGCGATCTCGGCCGCGCTCTATCAGCGCAGCGCCAGCGGGAAGGGGCAGCACATCGACGTCTCGATGCTGGAATCGATGCTGAGCCTGACCCTGAACGAGTTGCAGTGGTCGCAATTCGAGGTGAAGCCGGCGCAGCGGCCGATGTTCGGACCGATCGAGACCACTGACAGTTACGTGATGGTGGCGATCGCCAGCGAAAAGACCTTCCAGAGCCTGATGCAGGTGATCGGCCACCCCGAATGGGTGACCGATCCGCGCTTTGCGAAATATTCGGATCGGCGCGAAAACTGGGCGAGCCTGATGGAGGGCGTGGAGGCGTGGTCGCGCGCCGTCAGCACGCAGGATTGCCTTGCCGCGCTCAATGAATATGGCGTGCCGTCATCGGCCTATCGCACCGTGCGCGAAGCGCTCGCCGATCCGCAACTCGTGCATCGCGGCGGGCTTGCCGAGGTCGAGGATGGCGGCGGCACATTCAAGGTGCTCAATCTGCCGTTCCGCCTGTCGGGGGCGACGGTTGCCGCCGCAAAGTGCATGTCGACGCTTGGCGAGCACACGCTGTCCTACCTGAAGGAGATCGGTCTCACTGAGGACGAGATCGCAGGCTTCGCCACGCAGCGGCCGAAAGCGGCGCGGAGTTAA
- a CDS encoding ABC transporter substrate-binding protein — MLPPITRRSGTPDVAPWEGAYEAGQPRARAFYITNIKSVDAVDDLTVRYNFTDPAVNFPATQTIQSSNNVMQSPTAWKTKGDDYNRNPVGTGPYILKSWTAGDRMVLEKNPDYWDKGRPYLDRIILKPLPDAQSRFASLQSGEADIIWDDEADADNIIKARKDASLTVHTYQGSGAAVYAFNTKVAPFDDVRVRQALVMALDRKKMSQATTNGLARPASNPYGDGSWVKCKDDGALPYDVEKAKALIKDYGKPVEFKMLVTATPRGRTGGQVLQQFWKRIGANMEIEQVDQATIPPRAFMRQFQLTP, encoded by the coding sequence ATGTTGCCGCCTATAACACGACGATCCGGAACACCGGACGTTGCACCTTGGGAGGGAGCATATGAGGCCGGTCAACCGCGCGCACGCGCGTTCTATATCACCAACATCAAGAGCGTGGATGCTGTCGACGACCTGACGGTGCGCTACAATTTCACTGATCCTGCAGTGAACTTCCCGGCAACGCAGACCATTCAAAGCTCCAACAACGTCATGCAGTCGCCGACCGCCTGGAAGACCAAGGGCGACGACTACAACCGCAATCCGGTCGGCACCGGCCCCTACATCCTGAAGTCCTGGACCGCCGGCGACCGCATGGTGTTGGAGAAGAACCCGGACTATTGGGACAAGGGCAGGCCCTATCTCGACCGCATCATCTTGAAGCCGCTGCCGGATGCGCAGTCGCGCTTTGCCTCGCTGCAATCCGGCGAGGCCGACATCATCTGGGACGACGAGGCCGACGCCGACAACATTATCAAGGCGCGCAAAGACGCGAGTCTAACCGTGCACACCTACCAAGGCTCGGGAGCTGCGGTCTACGCATTCAACACCAAGGTGGCGCCGTTTGACGACGTGCGTGTGCGGCAGGCGCTGGTGATGGCGCTGGACCGCAAGAAGATGTCGCAGGCGACCACCAACGGCTTGGCGCGACCGGCCAGCAATCCCTACGGGGACGGCTCCTGGGTGAAGTGCAAGGATGACGGCGCGTTGCCCTACGATGTCGAAAAGGCCAAGGCCTTGATCAAGGATTACGGCAAACCGGTCGAGTTCAAGATGCTGGTCACGGCGACGCCGCGCGGCCGCACCGGCGGTCAGGTGTTGCAGCAGTTCTGGAAGCGGATCGGCGCCAATATGGAGATCGAGCAGGTCGATCAGGCCACTATTCCGCCGCGCGCCTTCATGCGCCAGTTCCAGCTCACGCCGTAA
- a CDS encoding alcohol dehydrogenase, with the protein MKSFQVVDFNAPLKEVDRPTPQPEGTQVLIKVKAAGVCHSDLHIWEGGYDLGHGRKPLSLKDRGVSLPRTMGHETVGEVVAFGPDVKEADKGGLKIGDVALAYPWLGCGKCPTCLGGDENMCAIKPNALGVYCDGGYADHMTVPHPKYLLNLKGLDPVTAAPYACSGVTTYSALKKVEKDLDTPIVIFGAGGLGLMALSLLKAMGGKGAIVVDIDAKKREAAEAAGALATVDGKAPDALEQLMKKAGQPIRAAIDLVGNAQTTQLGFDCLTKGGKLVIVGLFGGGATWALPLIPIKAVTIQGSYVGNLRETQELLDLVREKKIPAIPVTPMPLAKANDALVNLQKGQLVGRAVLTP; encoded by the coding sequence ATGAAGAGCTTTCAAGTTGTCGATTTCAACGCGCCCTTGAAGGAGGTCGACCGTCCGACGCCGCAGCCGGAGGGCACGCAGGTGCTGATCAAGGTCAAGGCGGCTGGCGTCTGCCACAGCGACCTGCACATCTGGGAAGGCGGCTATGATCTCGGCCACGGCCGCAAGCCGCTGTCGCTGAAGGATCGCGGTGTCTCGCTGCCGCGCACGATGGGCCACGAAACGGTCGGTGAAGTCGTCGCTTTCGGGCCCGACGTCAAGGAGGCCGACAAGGGCGGCCTCAAGATCGGTGACGTCGCGCTGGCCTATCCGTGGCTCGGCTGCGGCAAATGCCCGACCTGCCTAGGCGGCGACGAGAACATGTGCGCGATCAAGCCGAACGCGCTCGGCGTTTATTGCGACGGCGGCTACGCCGATCACATGACGGTGCCGCATCCGAAGTATCTGCTGAACCTCAAGGGGCTCGATCCGGTCACGGCCGCGCCCTATGCGTGCTCCGGCGTCACGACCTACAGTGCGCTGAAGAAGGTCGAGAAGGACCTTGACACCCCGATCGTGATCTTCGGCGCCGGCGGCCTCGGCCTGATGGCGCTTTCGCTGTTGAAGGCGATGGGCGGCAAGGGCGCGATCGTGGTCGATATCGATGCCAAGAAGCGCGAGGCCGCCGAGGCGGCCGGCGCGCTCGCCACCGTCGACGGCAAGGCGCCGGACGCGCTGGAGCAGTTGATGAAGAAGGCCGGCCAGCCGATCCGCGCCGCGATCGATCTGGTCGGCAACGCCCAGACCACGCAGCTCGGCTTCGACTGCCTGACCAAGGGCGGCAAGCTCGTGATCGTCGGCCTGTTCGGCGGCGGCGCGACCTGGGCGTTGCCGCTGATCCCGATCAAGGCCGTCACGATCCAGGGCAGCTATGTCGGAAACTTGCGCGAAACGCAGGAGCTACTTGATCTCGTGCGCGAGAAGAAGATCCCGGCAATCCCGGTCACGCCGATGCCGCTCGCCAAGGCGAATGATGCGCTGGTCAACCTGCAGAAAGGCCAGCTCGTCGGGCGCGCCGTGCTGACGCCGTAA
- a CDS encoding isocitrate/isopropylmalate dehydrogenase family protein codes for MSANNAFHIAVLGGDGIGPEVMAPALEVLRRIEATTGLKFRFTEAPAGAGHYKETGKSMPDSTIRLCEEADAILLGACGLPSVRYPDNTEIAPQIELRMIFDLYAGVRPARLIPGVSSSIVGADQKGIDLVVIRESTEGLFASMGKGVVTDSEARETMVITRRTSERLFEFSFRLAERRKARGRVGGGLTCVDKANVFKAFAFFREIFDETAKRHPDVRADHLYIDATAAALVKRPWDFDVMVTENMFGDILSDLAAGLIGGMGMAPSADIGDRYAVFQPCHGTAPDIMGQGKANPTAMILSAAMMLDWLADRHDLDSVAAAGERIERAVDKVYAEGIKPFEFGGRNGTADVAKAVLAAL; via the coding sequence ATGTCCGCCAACAACGCATTCCATATCGCCGTCCTCGGCGGTGACGGCATCGGCCCGGAGGTGATGGCGCCCGCGCTCGAGGTCCTGCGGAGGATCGAGGCGACGACCGGTCTGAAATTCCGCTTCACCGAGGCGCCGGCCGGCGCGGGCCATTACAAGGAAACCGGCAAGTCGATGCCGGACAGCACGATCAGGCTGTGCGAGGAGGCCGACGCGATCCTCTTGGGCGCCTGCGGCCTGCCGTCGGTACGCTACCCCGACAATACCGAGATCGCGCCGCAGATAGAACTGCGCATGATCTTCGACCTCTATGCCGGCGTGCGCCCGGCACGGTTGATCCCGGGCGTCTCGAGCTCGATCGTCGGCGCCGATCAGAAGGGAATCGACCTCGTCGTGATCAGGGAATCCACCGAAGGCCTGTTCGCTTCGATGGGCAAGGGCGTCGTCACCGACAGCGAGGCGCGCGAGACGATGGTGATCACGCGCCGGACCTCGGAACGGCTGTTCGAATTCTCGTTCCGGCTCGCCGAACGCCGCAAGGCGCGCGGCCGCGTGGGCGGCGGGCTGACCTGCGTCGACAAGGCGAACGTGTTCAAGGCGTTCGCTTTCTTCCGCGAGATCTTCGACGAGACAGCGAAGCGTCATCCCGACGTCCGGGCCGATCACCTCTATATCGATGCGACCGCTGCCGCGTTGGTGAAGCGCCCGTGGGACTTCGACGTCATGGTCACGGAAAACATGTTCGGCGACATCCTCTCCGACCTCGCCGCCGGCCTGATCGGCGGCATGGGCATGGCGCCGTCGGCCGACATCGGCGATCGCTACGCGGTCTTCCAGCCGTGCCACGGCACCGCGCCCGACATCATGGGGCAGGGTAAGGCCAATCCGACCGCGATGATCCTGTCGGCGGCGATGATGCTGGATTGGCTTGCCGACAGGCATGATCTGGACAGCGTGGCCGCCGCCGGCGAGCGGATCGAACGCGCGGTCGACAAGGTCTATGCCGAGGGCATCAAGCCGTTCGAGTTCGGCGGCCGCAACGGCACTGCCGATGTCGCGAAGGCGGTGCTGGCGGCGCTATAG